A stretch of the Vulcanisaeta souniana JCM 11219 genome encodes the following:
- the infB gene encoding translation initiation factor IF-2: protein MSKADASLVDYRPPITVVVGHVDVGKTLLLDKIRGTFVAYREPGMITQHIGLSFIPWGAVEKIADPLLAKFKLKGRVWIRGFLMVDTPGHAAFSNLRRRGGSVADLAVLVIDITRGFEEQTYESLTLIRSRNIPFVVAANKLDRIYGWEPNENAPFLESYDKQREDVQGRVEEAIARIIEEFNKLGMDADRYDRVRDFNAQVPIVPTSAVTGEGLADLLVVLAGLSQRFNREKLRVTYGPGKGVVMEIREEKGWGVTGDVVLYDGVIRKGDVVVTAGLEGPVSTRVKMLVLPKPLNEMRDPEDRYMFMDEVRAAVGVKIIADGLDQVVPGAPIFVVPQGASLDEYMKLVKEEVSEVRIETDKEGVVAKADTLGTLEAMVIYLRSQGIPVRKADVGNVSRRDVVEASIVKKKNPLYGVILAFNVKVPHDIEIEAMQYGVRIFRNEILYRLVEEFTQWYKEQKTKLIEMELDKYIRPGKIRILPGYVFRRSNPVIVGVAVLEGVIKPGYTLMRGDGKKVGTIMQIQDKGKNIQEARKGMEVAISIEGNVMIGRQIKEGDELYIDVPEEHAITLMTQFKDQLTEDEMALLKEILRIKRSSK from the coding sequence ATGAGTAAGGCTGATGCATCATTAGTGGATTATAGACCACCAATTACCGTAGTAGTTGGCCACGTTGATGTAGGCAAGACGCTCCTCCTCGATAAAATAAGGGGCACCTTCGTCGCCTATAGGGAACCTGGCATGATAACTCAGCACATTGGTCTCTCCTTCATACCGTGGGGTGCCGTGGAGAAAATAGCCGACCCATTACTCGCCAAGTTCAAGCTCAAGGGTAGAGTATGGATTAGGGGTTTCCTCATGGTTGATACGCCGGGCCATGCGGCCTTCTCAAATCTAAGGCGTAGGGGTGGTTCTGTGGCTGATTTAGCTGTTTTAGTCATAGACATCACCAGGGGATTCGAGGAACAAACCTACGAGAGTCTCACCTTAATTAGATCAAGGAATATACCCTTTGTGGTTGCGGCGAATAAGCTTGACAGGATATACGGTTGGGAACCTAATGAGAACGCGCCATTCCTTGAATCATATGATAAGCAGAGGGAGGATGTTCAGGGCAGAGTTGAGGAAGCCATTGCCAGGATAATTGAGGAATTTAATAAGTTAGGTATGGATGCCGATAGGTACGATAGGGTAAGGGACTTCAATGCTCAAGTGCCTATTGTCCCCACGAGTGCCGTGACCGGCGAGGGCCTAGCCGATCTGCTGGTTGTTCTTGCTGGGTTGAGCCAGAGGTTCAATAGGGAGAAGTTGAGGGTGACATACGGGCCTGGTAAGGGCGTTGTTATGGAGATTAGGGAGGAGAAGGGTTGGGGTGTCACTGGCGATGTGGTGTTGTATGACGGGGTCATTAGGAAGGGTGACGTGGTGGTTACGGCAGGCCTAGAGGGGCCTGTAAGTACAAGGGTCAAGATGTTGGTCCTGCCAAAGCCACTTAATGAGATGAGGGATCCCGAGGATAGGTACATGTTCATGGATGAGGTTAGGGCCGCAGTCGGCGTCAAGATAATTGCCGATGGACTTGACCAAGTTGTCCCAGGTGCGCCAATATTTGTTGTTCCTCAGGGTGCCTCATTGGATGAATACATGAAGTTGGTTAAGGAGGAGGTTTCGGAGGTTAGGATTGAGACGGATAAGGAGGGTGTTGTTGCCAAGGCAGACACGTTGGGTACACTTGAGGCCATGGTCATTTACCTCAGGAGCCAGGGTATACCCGTCAGGAAGGCTGATGTTGGTAATGTGAGTAGGAGGGATGTGGTCGAGGCATCCATTGTGAAGAAGAAAAATCCGTTATATGGTGTTATACTGGCCTTTAATGTTAAGGTGCCGCATGATATTGAGATTGAGGCAATGCAGTATGGAGTAAGGATATTCAGGAATGAAATACTTTACAGGCTAGTCGAGGAATTCACCCAGTGGTACAAGGAGCAGAAGACGAAGCTCATCGAGATGGAACTCGATAAGTACATAAGGCCTGGGAAGATAAGGATACTTCCCGGCTACGTATTTAGGAGGAGCAACCCAGTGATAGTGGGTGTGGCAGTTCTTGAGGGCGTTATAAAGCCTGGGTATACATTAATGAGAGGTGATGGTAAGAAGGTAGGCACAATAATGCAGATACAGGACAAGGGCAAAAACATACAGGAGGCCAGGAAGGGCATGGAGGTAGCAATATCGATAGAGGGCAACGTAATGATCGGCAGGCAAATCAAGGAGGGCGATGAACTATACATAGACGTACCCGAGGAGCACGCAATAACCCTAATGACGCAATTCAAGGACCAACTAACAGAGGATGAAATGGCACTACTTAAGGAGATACTGAGGATAAAGCGGTCATCAAAATAA
- a CDS encoding 50S ribosomal protein L24e, whose amino-acid sequence MRIYTCAFCGKQIPPGTGIMYVKTDGTVLRFCSRKCFVSATKYNRDPRKLAWIKKKVRKVKSKAQK is encoded by the coding sequence ATGAGGATTTACACGTGCGCATTTTGTGGAAAGCAAATACCACCAGGCACTGGAATAATGTATGTTAAGACTGATGGCACAGTACTCAGGTTCTGTAGTAGAAAGTGTTTTGTGAGCGCTACTAAGTACAACCGCGACCCGAGGAAGCTAGCCTGGATCAAAAAGAAGGTAAGGAAAGTAAAATCTAAGGCGCAGAAATAG
- a CDS encoding NUDIX hydrolase, which translates to MVIVYSGRRITLDVSKVMLPNGHEMNVEKILFPRAIAALPIYENNKVILLRQFRPAVNEYVLEIPAGVVEKNETPEHALIRELNEEIGAETDHFEKLFEGFTTPGYSTEYILIYHVNVKKLGEPRPEPHEVIDRVVVDFRDATNMVLNGSIRDAKTALAIALYMLRRGDGRDSAWS; encoded by the coding sequence ATGGTTATAGTTTATAGTGGTAGACGAATTACATTGGACGTATCTAAGGTAATGTTGCCTAATGGGCATGAGATGAATGTAGAGAAAATACTCTTTCCGCGCGCCATAGCTGCACTACCAATATATGAGAACAATAAGGTTATCCTGTTACGCCAATTTAGACCCGCCGTGAATGAATATGTCCTAGAAATACCCGCGGGGGTCGTTGAGAAGAACGAGACCCCTGAGCATGCATTAATTAGGGAATTGAATGAAGAAATCGGGGCTGAGACCGACCACTTTGAAAAACTCTTTGAGGGCTTCACAACACCAGGTTATTCTACTGAGTATATATTGATTTATCATGTTAATGTTAAGAAATTAGGTGAACCAAGGCCTGAGCCGCATGAGGTTATTGACAGGGTAGTTGTTGACTTTAGGGATGCAACTAACATGGTTCTTAATGGCAGTATTAGGGATGCCAAGACCGCGTTGGCAATAGCACTATATATGCTTAGGAGGGGTGATGGGCGTGATTCAGCATGGAGCTAA
- a CDS encoding endonuclease III domain-containing protein produces the protein MELTEELALRALANVKIEPRKFATIYVYRSSNDIFKALVVTILTQNTNDRNALRAFENLVRLVGDVTPDRLVDIDEDTLANAIRPAGMHRIRARKIIELSKVILEKYGGDLSRIKDLPLDEAKKVLLELPGVGEKTADVILVNLGKSTFPVDTHITRISMRLGIAKSRNYREIQRAWMNILTPDPGRYLEVHLKLIQFGRDVCTARNPRCSVCGFKEVCNYYINNVKDKA, from the coding sequence ATGGAGCTAACTGAGGAACTGGCGCTTAGGGCTCTTGCCAATGTTAAGATTGAGCCTCGGAAGTTCGCCACCATTTATGTGTATAGGAGTAGTAATGATATTTTTAAGGCGTTAGTTGTGACCATCCTGACGCAGAACACGAATGATAGAAATGCACTTAGGGCCTTTGAGAACCTTGTTAGGTTGGTTGGTGACGTAACACCCGATAGGTTAGTAGACATTGATGAGGATACCTTGGCTAATGCCATAAGGCCCGCTGGTATGCATAGGATCAGGGCTAGGAAGATCATTGAGTTGTCCAAGGTGATTCTTGAGAAATATGGAGGTGATTTATCGCGGATTAAGGATCTCCCCCTCGATGAGGCCAAGAAAGTATTACTCGAGCTTCCTGGTGTTGGTGAGAAGACAGCCGATGTAATACTTGTTAATCTAGGCAAGTCAACATTCCCTGTTGATACTCACATAACCAGGATATCCATGAGACTTGGTATTGCTAAATCGAGGAATTACCGTGAAATACAGCGGGCTTGGATGAACATATTAACACCAGATCCTGGCAGGTATTTGGAAGTTCACCTTAAACTTATTCAGTTCGGTAGGGATGTATGTACAGCCAGAAATCCAAGATGTAGTGTATGCGGGTTTAAAGAGGTTTGTAATTATTACATTAATAATGTTAAGGATAAAGCCTAG
- a CDS encoding proteasome subunit beta — MLSRNNEGLNRLMTGTTTVGIVINDGVVLATDRRVTAGYYIAHRKKGVKIWKIDNHIAATMSGGVADLQKVLDSLTAMAIQYKVDTGKPISVKALANYASLVVFSSRPYVYLVHMILGGWDPDEGPIIYMLDFFGTLTRETEFMSTGSGSPTAFGVLEDGYRKDMSIEDAVRLAVRAVRSAIYHDPGSGEGIDVVTITKEGYREVDSTPYLKELIH; from the coding sequence ATGCTCAGTAGGAATAATGAGGGTCTTAACCGATTAATGACAGGAACAACCACTGTGGGTATCGTTATTAATGATGGCGTTGTACTAGCCACGGACAGGAGAGTTACCGCTGGCTACTACATAGCCCACAGGAAGAAGGGAGTTAAGATCTGGAAAATTGACAATCACATTGCAGCAACCATGAGTGGCGGCGTTGCCGATCTGCAAAAGGTCCTTGATTCCTTAACGGCAATGGCCATACAATACAAGGTAGATACTGGGAAGCCTATATCAGTAAAGGCCCTGGCCAATTATGCGTCCCTTGTGGTGTTCTCAAGTAGGCCATACGTCTACTTAGTACATATGATACTAGGTGGTTGGGATCCAGACGAGGGCCCCATCATATACATGCTGGACTTCTTCGGAACGCTAACCAGGGAAACCGAGTTCATGTCAACAGGCAGCGGTTCACCGACAGCATTTGGCGTCCTTGAGGATGGCTATAGGAAAGATATGAGTATTGAGGATGCCGTTAGGCTCGCCGTTAGGGCAGTTAGGTCTGCCATATACCACGATCCAGGGAGTGGCGAGGGTATTGATGTCGTAACAATAACCAAGGAAGGCTACAGGGAAGTTGACTCAACGCCATACCTCAAGGAACTAATTCATTAA
- a CDS encoding peptidylprolyl isomerase, with protein sequence MPFQKGDYVLLEYTVVDKDDNKVVETTVEDRAKEAGIYRPDEIYEPRLIIIGESKLFEPLEQALINSSEGQEITVEIPPDKAFGQRDPGKVRVISIREFYRYGKLPKVGDIVEVNNQQGRVVSITGGRVTLDFNHPLAGKTLVVTAKIIKRLETTEDKIKYIIKQYIPRIELEKVNVGLSQDGSVVTIKLPIETLFMENMGTIRARIADEVGSRFTNVGKVVFIDEIEIKREVEAKPAEVKAEEKQVESKPESQQSSQ encoded by the coding sequence ATGCCGTTTCAGAAGGGCGATTACGTACTGCTTGAGTATACAGTTGTTGATAAGGATGATAATAAGGTCGTGGAAACCACAGTGGAAGACAGGGCTAAGGAGGCAGGTATTTACAGGCCTGATGAGATTTACGAACCACGCCTAATAATAATAGGTGAGTCAAAGCTCTTCGAACCACTGGAGCAGGCGTTAATTAATTCGAGCGAGGGCCAGGAAATAACCGTGGAGATACCGCCAGACAAGGCCTTTGGGCAGAGGGACCCAGGTAAGGTTAGGGTAATATCCATCAGGGAGTTCTATAGGTACGGTAAGCTGCCTAAGGTTGGTGATATTGTTGAGGTCAATAATCAACAGGGAAGGGTCGTTAGCATAACTGGCGGTAGGGTGACACTTGATTTCAATCACCCGCTGGCCGGTAAGACCCTTGTTGTTACGGCAAAGATAATCAAGAGGCTGGAAACAACTGAGGACAAGATAAAGTACATAATCAAGCAATACATACCAAGGATTGAACTTGAAAAGGTCAATGTGGGGCTTAGCCAGGATGGTTCCGTGGTAACGATAAAGCTACCCATTGAGACACTGTTCATGGAGAACATGGGCACCATAAGGGCTAGGATCGCAGATGAGGTCGGTAGTAGATTTACAAACGTTGGTAAGGTCGTGTTCATTGATGAGATAGAAATAAAGAGGGAAGTTGAGGCGAAACCTGCGGAGGTAAAGGCCGAGGAAAAACAAGTGGAGTCAAAGCCTGAGTCTCAGCAGTCGTCTCAATAA
- a CDS encoding TIGR00304 family membrane protein: protein MDIAYIMSLAVLLSIVMALLGVILIIIDAMREQKREENKEEEKKEKEGKKTSVGGVVLIGPIPIVFGNDSSVIKWAMVLTIIVVVLFILLTLL, encoded by the coding sequence ATGGACATAGCCTACATAATGAGCCTGGCGGTATTACTATCAATAGTGATGGCATTGCTAGGGGTGATACTCATTATTATTGATGCAATGAGAGAACAAAAAAGAGAGGAAAACAAAGAGGAAGAGAAGAAGGAAAAGGAGGGAAAGAAGACCAGTGTTGGCGGTGTTGTGCTAATAGGCCCCATACCCATAGTGTTCGGTAATGACTCATCAGTTATCAAGTGGGCCATGGTATTGACAATAATAGTTGTCGTACTATTCATATTACTTACGTTATTATGA
- a CDS encoding PLP-dependent aminotransferase family protein: protein MRLYWSPVELASRLVKRGITYNFASGSPDPSLLPINDVKRSFETVYENYGTAILAYPGAGGLRELRIEVSRYLNENLNINANWRDIIITAGAQHAIKLLSQLLIRRRTAIYTENPTFVETVAPMRYEGARLIGVPISDDGMDTHELEKLAKNNGPGIVYTVPNCHNPTGVSLSRDKRKHLLEIADRYELRIIEDDPYTPLHSNAEPALKSMENDVIYVGTLSKILGPGLRIGFVVTSGRLRNNLEMIEQHDFATSTLTQYIVYDLLRRGVANRVIHNARRLYPRKLRELVDSLNDYLPGAIMYNPYCGFYSFIRTQINAWDLLRKSIRQGVAFVPGDRFFIDAGKQDTARLSIGSIRTELIRDGVKVLSSIIKGV from the coding sequence ATGAGACTGTACTGGTCACCTGTCGAACTGGCAAGCAGACTGGTGAAAAGGGGCATCACTTATAACTTTGCCAGTGGGTCACCCGACCCTAGCTTATTACCGATAAATGACGTGAAGAGATCCTTTGAAACCGTCTATGAGAATTACGGCACGGCAATACTGGCATATCCAGGCGCTGGCGGTTTGAGGGAATTAAGGATTGAAGTCTCTAGGTACCTTAATGAGAACCTCAATATCAATGCAAATTGGAGGGATATCATAATCACTGCAGGCGCCCAACACGCGATTAAGTTACTGTCCCAGTTATTAATAAGGAGAAGGACCGCTATATACACCGAGAATCCAACATTTGTGGAGACCGTGGCTCCCATGAGATATGAGGGCGCCAGATTAATAGGAGTGCCAATTAGTGATGATGGCATGGATACCCATGAGCTTGAGAAACTTGCTAAAAATAATGGGCCTGGCATAGTTTATACCGTGCCCAATTGCCATAACCCAACTGGGGTCTCCCTTAGCAGAGATAAGAGAAAGCACTTACTTGAGATCGCAGATAGGTACGAACTTAGGATCATTGAAGACGATCCATACACACCATTACATTCTAATGCCGAGCCCGCACTTAAGTCTATGGAAAACGATGTAATTTACGTAGGGACGCTTTCCAAAATACTGGGACCTGGCCTGCGAATAGGCTTTGTGGTGACCAGCGGTAGGTTAAGAAATAACTTGGAGATGATTGAGCAACATGACTTCGCCACATCAACGCTCACCCAATACATAGTTTATGACTTACTAAGGAGAGGCGTCGCCAATAGAGTTATTCATAATGCCCGCAGGCTATACCCCAGGAAGCTCAGGGAGCTCGTTGATTCATTAAATGATTATTTACCTGGGGCCATCATGTACAATCCCTACTGCGGATTCTACTCCTTCATAAGGACTCAGATAAATGCCTGGGATTTATTGAGAAAAAGCATTAGGCAGGGAGTGGCCTTTGTGCCCGGAGACAGGTTCTTCATAGATGCAGGTAAACAGGACACTGCCAGGCTTAGTATTGGTTCCATAAGAACAGAACTTATAAGGGATGGAGTAAAGGTATTAAGTAGTATAATTAAGGGCGTTTAA
- a CDS encoding CTP synthase, whose protein sequence is MTTKYIFVTGGVLSGLGKGITTSSIGKILQARGYNVTAIKIDPYLNVDAGTMNPFQHGEVFVTFDGGETDLDLGHYERFLGLELPKYHNITSGQVYYTVIRRERKGKYLGQTVQLIPHVTEEIKRRILLITRREKPDIVLIEIGGTVGDYEGLPFLEAARQMKLEMPNDVLFIHVALVPLLSTTGELKTKPLQHSVAELRRVGIQPDIIIARSPKPLDESTKRKISLFTNVSTSAVFTSYDVDTIYKVPLLLEEQGLGKYILSRLGITPTEPRLNDWISFVNSLESSKEEINVYMCGKYVKLHDSYISIVEAIRHAAAKLGLKPNIVWCDTEDIEKDHTKITELNNADAVIVLPGFGARGVEGKIETIRYVRENNIPFLGICYGMQLAIVEFARNVVGLKGAHTTEVDPNTLYPVIDITPEEKNVEELGGTMILGNRRINIVKGTIAHAVYGTTEITERHRHRYEINPKFFKDLNEKGLVFSAWRVDVPRVEIIELPHHYFFVATQFHPEFRSRPLRPHPLFVALLNAAYRRKHGLPSPYSVNTTVYA, encoded by the coding sequence ATGACGACCAAATACATTTTTGTAACTGGCGGTGTATTGTCAGGATTAGGTAAGGGCATCACAACATCATCAATTGGAAAAATACTACAGGCCAGAGGTTATAATGTAACTGCCATTAAGATAGACCCATACCTAAATGTCGATGCCGGTACAATGAATCCATTCCAACACGGCGAGGTCTTTGTTACATTTGACGGGGGTGAAACCGACCTTGATCTAGGGCACTATGAGCGTTTCCTCGGCCTTGAGCTACCAAAATACCACAACATAACCAGTGGTCAAGTGTATTATACGGTAATAAGGAGGGAGCGTAAGGGTAAGTACCTCGGTCAAACGGTCCAGTTAATACCTCATGTTACTGAGGAAATTAAGAGAAGGATTCTGCTCATAACAAGGCGGGAAAAACCTGACATTGTGTTAATAGAGATTGGCGGTACGGTTGGTGATTATGAGGGTCTACCGTTTCTCGAGGCAGCAAGGCAGATGAAGCTTGAAATGCCCAATGACGTTTTATTCATCCACGTTGCCCTGGTCCCCCTATTATCAACTACTGGCGAACTTAAGACAAAGCCACTGCAACATAGCGTGGCCGAGCTCAGGAGGGTTGGTATACAGCCTGACATAATAATTGCGAGGTCGCCAAAGCCACTTGATGAATCAACCAAGAGAAAGATCTCGCTATTTACTAATGTATCCACTAGTGCTGTCTTCACTTCATATGACGTGGACACAATATATAAGGTACCATTATTGCTTGAGGAACAAGGTTTGGGAAAATACATACTGAGTAGGCTGGGGATAACGCCAACCGAGCCCAGGCTTAATGACTGGATATCCTTTGTTAACTCCCTTGAAAGTAGTAAGGAGGAAATCAATGTATACATGTGCGGTAAGTATGTGAAATTGCATGATTCATACATAAGCATTGTCGAGGCCATTAGGCATGCTGCAGCCAAGTTAGGACTTAAACCAAATATTGTTTGGTGCGATACCGAAGATATTGAGAAGGATCATACTAAGATTACTGAACTTAATAATGCGGATGCGGTAATCGTATTACCTGGATTCGGTGCCAGGGGCGTTGAGGGCAAGATAGAGACCATAAGATATGTCCGTGAGAATAACATTCCATTCCTAGGCATATGCTATGGAATGCAACTGGCTATAGTTGAGTTTGCAAGAAACGTAGTCGGCCTTAAGGGTGCGCACACCACTGAGGTTGATCCAAACACCCTATACCCAGTCATTGACATTACCCCTGAGGAGAAGAATGTTGAGGAGTTGGGTGGTACAATGATACTTGGTAATAGGAGGATAAACATTGTTAAGGGCACAATAGCCCATGCCGTCTATGGCACTACAGAAATAACAGAGAGACATAGGCATAGGTATGAGATTAATCCGAAGTTCTTTAAGGACCTCAATGAAAAGGGGCTTGTGTTTTCAGCATGGAGGGTTGATGTACCCAGGGTGGAGATCATAGAGCTCCCACACCACTATTTCTTTGTAGCGACCCAATTCCACCCAGAATTTAGAAGTAGACCGCTTAGACCGCATCCGTTATTTGTGGCGTTATTGAATGCCGCCTACAGAAGGAAGCATGGATTACCATCACCATATAGTGTGAATACCACGGTTTATGCATGA
- a CDS encoding deoxyhypusine synthase: MDSSPFLSDEVVDLDVGISVIDDLIEAYKRIGGFQGRYIAEAAEVLLSMYNNPGITVFLSFTGNLISTGLRGLIAKFIERGFVDAIITTAGTLDHDIAKSMGGKYYQSYFDVDDVEMSRVGIHRIGNVAVRKEHYGPLIEKFVHSSLEDLSRIKEEWGVRELLWELGRRIDDDYSILRAVSRAKVPIYVPGFVDGAFGTAILTYNEMQRTRTGGRQVRIDLLRDEHELMDIVYSSKSLGALIIGGGISKHHVIWWSQFAGGLDYVVYITMAVEWDGSLSGARPKEAITWGKVKPTARQAFVLEDATVVLPILIPYIAKKIGFRNRAAVIG; encoded by the coding sequence ATGGATAGTTCACCATTCTTATCAGATGAGGTTGTTGACTTGGATGTTGGTATAAGTGTAATCGACGACTTAATAGAAGCCTACAAACGAATAGGTGGCTTTCAGGGTAGGTACATAGCCGAAGCCGCAGAGGTCCTTCTGAGCATGTATAATAACCCGGGCATAACGGTCTTTCTTTCCTTCACGGGTAATCTAATTTCCACGGGTCTTCGAGGCCTAATAGCTAAGTTTATTGAAAGGGGTTTCGTAGATGCCATAATTACTACTGCAGGTACGTTGGATCACGACATCGCCAAGTCCATGGGTGGTAAATATTACCAGAGCTATTTCGATGTTGATGATGTTGAAATGAGTAGGGTAGGTATTCATAGAATTGGTAATGTTGCTGTTAGGAAGGAGCATTATGGTCCTTTAATTGAGAAGTTCGTGCATTCATCACTTGAGGATTTATCGAGAATTAAGGAGGAATGGGGTGTTAGGGAATTGCTTTGGGAGTTAGGTAGGAGGATTGATGATGATTACTCAATACTGAGGGCGGTATCTAGGGCTAAGGTACCTATTTATGTACCTGGGTTTGTGGATGGAGCCTTCGGCACAGCAATACTCACATATAACGAAATGCAAAGAACGAGGACCGGGGGTAGGCAGGTAAGGATTGACCTGCTTAGGGATGAGCATGAGTTAATGGATATTGTATATTCAAGTAAGTCACTAGGTGCATTGATTATTGGTGGTGGTATTTCCAAGCACCACGTGATTTGGTGGAGTCAATTTGCCGGTGGGCTTGATTACGTGGTCTACATAACCATGGCTGTTGAGTGGGATGGCTCACTGAGTGGTGCTCGTCCTAAGGAAGCTATTACCTGGGGTAAGGTAAAGCCAACGGCTAGGCAGGCCTTTGTTCTTGAGGACGCGACGGTGGTTTTGCCAATATTAATACCTTATATTGCCAAAAAGATTGGTTTTAGAAATAGGGCAGCGGTTATTGGGTAG
- a CDS encoding class I SAM-dependent methyltransferase, translated as MPYDVPFVPTPEVVVRRMLQLANVKRNEVVYDLGCGDGRIVIMAAREFGAEAACIEIRKDLYEQTLRRVKDLGLDNRIHVIYGNFFEESLSEADVVTMYLLTSVNERIKPKLERELRPSTRVVSHDFEMPGWKPLIVEDLYEEWRSHKIYLYKIPGAEIPVPVEDLNERLRGLSLNDKYLEILKLIDGNRSIEEISNKSQLTMRNVREIISDLTKQGLIREIRVVK; from the coding sequence ATGCCTTACGACGTTCCGTTTGTACCCACGCCGGAGGTTGTGGTTAGGAGGATGCTTCAGTTGGCTAATGTTAAAAGGAATGAAGTCGTTTATGACCTTGGTTGTGGTGATGGTAGGATAGTGATAATGGCCGCCAGGGAATTTGGCGCAGAGGCAGCATGCATTGAGATTAGGAAGGATCTGTATGAACAAACCCTTAGGAGGGTTAAGGATTTAGGTCTTGATAATAGGATTCACGTGATCTATGGGAATTTCTTCGAGGAGAGTTTGTCAGAGGCGGATGTGGTCACGATGTACCTACTCACGAGTGTTAATGAGAGGATAAAGCCTAAGCTTGAGCGTGAGTTAAGACCAAGCACCAGGGTTGTGTCCCACGACTTTGAGATGCCTGGTTGGAAGCCTTTAATTGTGGAGGATCTCTATGAGGAGTGGAGAAGCCACAAGATTTATCTCTATAAAATACCTGGTGCTGAAATACCGGTGCCTGTAGAGGACTTGAATGAGAGATTAAGGGGTCTTTCACTTAACGATAAGTATCTAGAGATCCTGAAGTTGATTGATGGCAATAGGTCAATTGAGGAGATATCCAACAAGTCGCAGCTAACTATGAGAAACGTAAGAGAAATAATAAGTGATTTAACGAAGCAAGGACTCATTAGGGAGATCAGGGTCGTAAAATAA
- a CDS encoding M48 family metallopeptidase, with the protein MSVIGIPYIEREINNDVTRLIVSNEHGNAELSINHEIRIKGHDKVKVLLNALVLRYLGTNGARKITVLLLRRGNRVYRVNDLPRMRSLPVGLIGLVILLIMIISIVITILRIMNVILSMHIIILMLLSPLIIPIIYSYILQLKIRWGNLRNSEIIKITLEYGEFDEQRFNEALRFLSRIENIKSLTEIRRFIMTLVNNPGTKPQAYNEEVISISSILDKLGVKKYGIYLINMDQCNAASIGLPGINYVILTSRLVSCLNSDELTAVIMHEVGHIVHGDSAKALFLISLSQLVNIALITYIIPLMSLPAIPILIGALFMELFMILLTMRFSEYSADKYAMKFIPGKDLAMALIKVTWKELHQELASKRSRVLSSHPSVSGRLIRIASIK; encoded by the coding sequence TTGAGCGTTATTGGAATACCATACATAGAGAGGGAAATCAATAATGATGTCACGAGGTTAATAGTAAGTAATGAGCACGGAAATGCTGAACTAAGTATAAACCACGAGATAAGGATTAAGGGACACGATAAGGTTAAGGTCCTCCTAAACGCTCTGGTTCTAAGGTACTTGGGCACCAACGGTGCGCGTAAAATAACAGTACTACTTCTGCGTAGGGGTAATAGGGTTTACAGGGTTAATGATTTGCCAAGAATGCGATCATTACCTGTTGGTCTAATAGGGCTTGTAATATTACTAATAATGATAATATCCATAGTGATAACAATATTAAGGATAATGAATGTAATACTTTCAATGCACATAATAATATTAATGTTGTTATCACCGCTCATTATACCAATAATATACTCATACATTCTCCAGCTTAAGATAAGATGGGGAAACCTAAGAAATTCCGAAATAATAAAAATAACGCTCGAGTATGGGGAATTCGATGAACAGAGGTTCAATGAAGCACTACGTTTTCTATCTAGAATCGAGAATATAAAATCATTGACAGAGATCAGGAGGTTCATAATGACGTTGGTTAATAATCCAGGTACAAAACCGCAGGCATATAATGAAGAGGTGATAAGTATTAGTTCAATACTTGACAAATTAGGGGTTAAGAAGTATGGCATTTACTTGATAAACATGGATCAATGCAATGCCGCGTCAATAGGCTTGCCCGGCATTAACTATGTTATATTAACCTCAAGGCTGGTTTCATGCCTAAATAGTGATGAATTAACCGCGGTAATAATGCATGAGGTTGGCCACATCGTTCACGGTGACTCGGCGAAGGCCCTGTTCCTGATATCACTAAGCCAGTTGGTGAATATTGCGTTAATAACATACATAATACCGCTAATGAGTCTACCCGCGATACCCATACTAATTGGTGCTTTATTCATGGAGTTATTCATGATATTACTCACTATGCGGTTCAGCGAGTACTCTGCGGATAAATACGCAATGAAGTTCATACCGGGTAAGGACTTAGCCATGGCGTTGATTAAGGTTACCTGGAAGGAGCTGCATCAGGAATTAGCGAGTAAGAGGTCGAGAGTTCTTAGTTCTCATCCATCGGTTTCAGGTAGATTAATTAGGATCGCCTCCATAAAGTGA